From Coffea arabica cultivar ET-39 chromosome 2e, Coffea Arabica ET-39 HiFi, whole genome shotgun sequence, the proteins below share one genomic window:
- the LOC113731754 gene encoding uncharacterized protein, whose translation MENGWDLFNITTNNNLIGKTHHHNNSSNSSNNNNNTNCTSDRNNARAMWDSGTIATPKIDWNTNNLDKSSSFFNLDNTPAPTAATVIASQQEEKGAVHALMFDNVSSSPFPSCLYGRGGGGGGSHPQCCYPDPHLMCLKLGKRHYFGDAAAPLGDRQGAAAGGFSMTTKRGKPYYDAAAGLLVGPSTMTAAAAAAGVTVAVTPAVVPRCQVDGCHVALLNAKDYHRRHKVCEQHSKAPKVVVLGLEQRFCQQCSRFHAVEEFDESKRSCRRRLAGHNERRRKSSQDQSAPRNQTQVNGKLMTCSGRYPYYPISSGCALSLLSSKNDSWISSADLPARCSAALHELIAENRAAILARQLIVDKEWHWHNHPTEDLNSARQNGSNAFANYQQLMATGSHSWDRINEAGEHVTLDLMQAPDSAFSFLSMRGKSKEDEECPGLWGSFGGAHVV comes from the exons ATGGAAAACGGTTGGGACTTATTCAACATCACTACCAACAACAACCTTATTGGAAAAACACACCATCATAATAATAGCAGTAATAGTAGTAACAACAATAATAACACCAATTGTACCAGTGATAGAAATAATGCACGTGCGATGTGGGATTCTGGAACTATTGCCACTCCGAAAATTGATTGGAATACTAATAATCTTGACAAATCCTCCTCCTTCTTCAACCTAGACAACACCCCTGCCCCCACCGCGGCCACCGTCATTGCAtcccaacaagaagaaaagggtGCGGTTCACGCGCTAATGTTCGATAATGTGTCTTCGTCTCCATTTCCTTCATGTCTATACGGTAGGGGAGGCGGAGGAGGAGGGTCCCACCCCCAGTGCTGCTATCCGGACCCACACCTAATGTGCCTGAAGTTGGGGAAGAGGCATTATTTCGGGGATGCTGCAGCGCCGCTTGGTGACCGTCAGGGGGCAGCAGCTGGTGGCTTTTCGATGACAACAAAGAGAGGCAAACCCTACTATGACGCTGCGGCTGGATTGCTTGTTGGGCCGTCGACTATGACGGCGGCTGCGGCTGCGGCTGGGGTGACGGTGGCTGTGACACCGGCTGTGGTGCCGAGGTGTCAAGTTGATGGGTGCCACGTGGCGCTGCTGAATGCGAAGGACTACCATAGGAGGCATAAGGTTTGCGAGCAGCACTCCAAGGCTCCGAAAGTTGTGGTCCTAGGGCTTGAACAGCGGTTTTGTCAACAATGTAGCAG GTTTCATGCTGTGGAAGAGTTTGACGAGTCCAAGAGAAGTTGCAGGAGGAGATTGGCCGGGCATAATGAGAGGAGAAGAAAGAGCTCTCAAGATCAATCTGCACCTCGAAACCAGACTCAAG TGAATGGTAAATTGATGACTTGTAGTGGAAGATATCCGTATTATCCAATAAGTAGTGGATGTGCTCTCTCTCTTCTGTCATCAAAGAACGATTCCTGGATTTCATCGGCTGATCTCCCTGCAAGGTGCAGCGCTGCACTTCACGAGTTAATTGCTGAAAATCGAGCGGCTATTTTGGCTCGGCAGCTCATTGTTGATAAGGAATGGCATTGGCATAATCATCCGACTGAAGACTTGAATAGTGCACGTCAGAATGGATCAAATGCTTTCGCTAATTATCAGCAGCTTATGGCCACTGGCTCGCATAGTTGGGATCGCATCAACGAAGCCGGGGAGCACGTGACACTGGACCTGATGCAGGCTCCAGATTCTGCGTTTAGTTTCTTGTCCATGCGGGGGAAATCAAAGGAAGATGAAGAATGCCCTGGACTGTGGGGCTCTTTTGGGGGAGCCCATGTTGTTTGA
- the LOC140036893 gene encoding squamosa promoter-binding-like protein 8, giving the protein MLDYEWGNPSAVMFTGDDSTQDADQNRQLFDPYGTQNFGEATAALVHQNVHYSAAAHHQHTGNPFHHPHDPQGQSSNAHFSSLFDPRAAYGASSYNPHHQASMLSLEPAGSTGFMVIPKSEPVVGGADFTAAGRIGLNLGGRTYFSSSEDDFVSRLYRRSRVVEPGSVNSPRCQAEGCNADLTNAKHYHRRHKVCEFHSKAATVIASGLTQRFCQQCSRFHLLSEFDNGKRSCRKRLADHNRRRRKSQQQQQQQQPNQEHCNTNSKKSPNDNTRSPPDSGAHSSSVTVAVSPPRISLDCFRQRASYQGAGAAATNSSASTSSLFFSDG; this is encoded by the exons ATGTTGGACTATGAATGGGGAAACCCATCAGCGGTCATGTTCACCGGAGATGATTCCACCCAAGATGCTGACCAAAATCGCCAGCTGTTCGACCCCTACGGCACCCAGAATTTCGGCGAAGCCACCGCGGCTCTTGTCCACCAGAATGTCCACTACTCCGCCGCCGCTCATCACCAGCACACTGGCAATCCTTTCCACCACCCACATGACCCGCAGGGACAGTCTAGCAACGCCCACTTCAGCTCCCTGTTCGACCCACGCGCAGCCTATGGCGCGTCCTCATATAACCCGCATCATCAAGCTTCAATGCTGTCGCTTGAACCGGCCGGTTCAACCGGTTTCATGGTTATACCCAAGAGCGAGCCGGTGGTTGGAGGGGCCGATTTTACTGCCGCCGGTCGAATTGGGCTGAATTTGGGTGGGAGGACTTATTTTTCCTCATCCGAGGATGACTTCGTGAGCCGGCTTTATCGCCGTTCCAGGGTGGTTGAACCGGGTTCGGTCAACTCCCCAAGATGCCAAGCTGAAGGCTGCAATGCCGACCTGACAAACGCCAAGCACTACCACCGGCGACACAAGGTGTGTGAGTTCCACTCGAAAGCCGCCACGGTCATTGCCTCCGGGTTGACTCAGCGATTCTGCCAACAGTGTAGCAG ATTCCATCTCCTCTCTGAATTTGATAATGGGAAAAGAAGTTGCCGGAAGAGACTTGCTGATCACAACCGTAGAAGGCGAAAAtcccagcagcagcagcagcagcaacagcCAAACCAAGAACACTGCAACACCAACAGCAAGAAGTCCCCAAATGACAATACGA GGTCGCCACCTGACTCGGGAGCTCATTCATCATCGGTGACCGTAGCAGTTTCGCCACCAAGAATTTCATTGGACTGTTTTAGGCAAAGAGCATCATATCAAGGAGCTGGTGCAGCAGCAACAAATTCATCCGCGTCAACAAGTTCGCTGTTTTTCTCGGACGGGTGA